The Bacillus sp. B-jedd sequence AAAATGTATCTGTAAAAATCGAGGATGGCGAATTTGTCGCCATCATGGGTCCCTCGGGTTCTGGCAAGTCAACACTCATGAACATTATCGGCTGCCTAGATAAACCTTCCGTCGGAACGTATCTTCTTGATGGGGAGGATGTATCAGGCTATAAAGAACCGGATTTGGCCAAGGTCCGAAACGAATCGATCGGGTTTGTGTTTCAGCAGTTCCATCTGCTGCCACGGCTGACCGCCCTGAAAAATGTCGAGCTTCCAATGATTTACGCAGGGGTCCTGGCCGAGGAGCGGAAGGAACGTGCCGAGGAGGCGCTCGAAAAGATGGGGCTCGGGGACCGGATGGACCATTTGCCCAATGCGCTTTCAGGCGGCCAAAAGCAGCGGGTCGCGATCGCGAGGGCGATTGTGAACAGGCCCTCCTTGATTCTCGCTGACGAACCGACTGGCGCACTCGATACGAAAACAAGCCGGACGATTATGGAACAGTTTCAAAAGCTGAACGGGGAAGGGGTCACCGTGATTGTCGTTACCCACGAACCGGAAATCGCCGAATACGCGAACAGGACCATCATGGTCAGGGATGGGGAAATTGTTCCTGCCGTTTCCGTTGAACGTAAATGGGATACCCCGGCACAGGAATGGGGTGACGGTGGATGAGCTTGATGGAAAATATCAAAATGGCGCTTG is a genomic window containing:
- a CDS encoding ABC transporter ATP-binding protein → MIELQSITKTYTVGTEKIDVLKNVSVKIEDGEFVAIMGPSGSGKSTLMNIIGCLDKPSVGTYLLDGEDVSGYKEPDLAKVRNESIGFVFQQFHLLPRLTALKNVELPMIYAGVLAEERKERAEEALEKMGLGDRMDHLPNALSGGQKQRVAIARAIVNRPSLILADEPTGALDTKTSRTIMEQFQKLNGEGVTVIVVTHEPEIAEYANRTIMVRDGEIVPAVSVERKWDTPAQEWGDGG